One Mesorhizobium sp. L-2-11 genomic region harbors:
- a CDS encoding M24 family metallopeptidase: MNVVPGQNAVSTIPFDHARVDRLMEEAGIDVLLATSKHNTQYLLGGYKFIFFAAMDAIGHSRYLPVVVYEKGGPDHAAYIGNRMEGAEHQNNPFWTPTFHAASWGTLDAANLSVEHLTKIGKGGARIGIEPAFLPSDAYTLIRNALPDARLVDATDMLERMRAIKTDAELEKLRIASELITDSMLATIAWAREGTTKTEIIEQLRREETNRGAHFEYCLLTLGASHNRAGSPQAWKKGEVMSIDSGGNYHGYIGDLCRMGILGEPDAELEDLLAEVEAVQQAAFSKVRSGTLGGEMISYAEGVLKRSIVAPYTDFFAHGMGLITHEAPFLMTNHPVTYEGTYAEKPLEKNMVLSVETTMLHPTRGFIKLEDTVAVTETGYVMFGDRGRGWNRGDIR; this comes from the coding sequence ATGAACGTCGTTCCGGGTCAGAATGCCGTCAGCACCATCCCGTTCGACCACGCCAGGGTCGACCGGCTGATGGAGGAAGCCGGCATCGATGTGCTGCTCGCCACCTCCAAGCACAACACGCAATATCTGCTTGGCGGCTACAAGTTCATCTTCTTCGCTGCCATGGATGCGATCGGCCACAGCCGCTATCTGCCTGTTGTCGTCTACGAGAAGGGCGGACCGGACCACGCCGCCTATATCGGCAACCGCATGGAGGGCGCCGAGCACCAGAACAACCCGTTCTGGACGCCGACCTTCCACGCCGCCAGCTGGGGCACGCTCGACGCCGCCAATCTCTCCGTCGAACACCTGACGAAAATCGGCAAGGGCGGCGCCCGCATCGGCATCGAGCCGGCTTTCCTGCCGTCGGATGCCTACACGCTGATCCGCAACGCGCTGCCGGATGCAAGGCTCGTCGATGCGACTGATATGCTGGAGCGGATGCGGGCGATCAAGACGGATGCGGAGCTGGAGAAGCTGCGCATCGCTTCTGAACTGATCACCGATTCCATGCTGGCAACCATTGCCTGGGCGCGCGAAGGCACGACCAAGACCGAGATCATCGAGCAGCTGCGGCGCGAGGAGACCAATCGCGGTGCGCATTTCGAATATTGCCTGCTGACGCTCGGCGCCAGCCACAACCGCGCCGGCTCGCCGCAGGCGTGGAAGAAGGGCGAGGTGATGTCGATCGATTCCGGCGGCAATTATCACGGCTATATCGGCGACCTCTGCCGCATGGGCATTCTCGGTGAGCCGGATGCCGAACTCGAGGATCTGTTGGCCGAAGTCGAGGCGGTGCAGCAGGCCGCCTTTTCCAAGGTACGCTCCGGCACGCTGGGTGGCGAGATGATTTCCTACGCGGAAGGCGTGCTGAAGAGATCCATAGTCGCGCCCTATACCGATTTCTTTGCCCACGGCATGGGACTGATCACCCATGAGGCGCCGTTCCTGATGACCAATCATCCGGTGACTTATGAGGGCACTTATGCCGAAAAGCCGCTGGAGAAAAATATGGTGCTCTCGGTCGAGACGACGATGCTCCACCCGACGCGCGGCTTCATCAAGCTCGAGGATACGGTGGCGGTGACCGAAACCGGCTACGTCATGTTCGGTGATCGGGGCAGGGGTTGGAATAGAGGTGATATCCGATAG
- a CDS encoding IS630 family transposase (programmed frameshift): MVGYSMDLRERVVAAVKVEGLSRRAAAARFGVSYSAAIEWLKRVEQTGSVAPRQVGGYKPKKISGAWRDWLVERCREKDFTLRGLVAELGERGLKVDYRSVWEFVHAEKLSHKKKTLIAAEQDRPDVARRRRQWVLYQDRIDPARLVFIDETWTKTNMAPLRGWAPVGQRIKAKVPNGHWKTMTFLAALRHDRVEAPWLIDGPINGERFLLYVEKVLVPTLQPGDIVVMDNLGSHKGKAVRRAIRKAGARLFFLPKYSPDLNPIEQLFAKLKHWLRKAAKRTVETVCNAIGQILNRVTPLECSNYFANSGYDRR, from the exons ATGGTTGGATATTCAATGGACCTGCGCGAACGGGTTGTTGCGGCGGTCAAGGTTGAAGGGCTTTCGCGGCGCGCGGCGGCTGCTCGATTTGGCGTCAGCTACAGCGCGGCGATCGAGTGGCTGAAGCGGGTGGAACAGACGGGGAGCGTGGCGCCCCGCCAAGTGGGCGGCTACAAGCCGAAGAAGATATCGGGAGCGTGGCGCGACTGGCTTGTCGAGCGCTGCCGGGAGAAGGACTTCACCTTGCGCGGGCTTGTGGCCGAACTTGGCGAGCGTGGCCTGAAGGTTGACTACCGCTCGGTGTGGGAGTTCGTGCACGCCGAGAAGCTGTCTCACA AAAAAAAGACGCTGATCGCCGCCGAGCAAGATCGTCCCGATGTTGCGCGCCGACGGAGGCAATGGGTTCTGTATCAGGACCGGATCGACCCCGCCCGCCTGGTGTTCATCGACGAGACCTGGACCAAGACCAACATGGCCCCGCTCAGGGGTTGGGCACCGGTCGGACAGCGGATCAAGGCCAAAGTTCCCAATGGCCACTGGAAGACAATGACCTTTCTGGCTGCGCTGCGTCATGATCGCGTCGAAGCGCCCTGGCTCATCGACGGGCCGATCAACGGCGAGAGGTTCCTCCTCTATGTCGAGAAGGTTCTCGTGCCCACTCTCCAGCCGGGCGACATCGTTGTGATGGACAATCTCGGCAGCCACAAAGGCAAGGCCGTGCGTCGCGCCATCCGAAAGGCCGGCGCGAGGCTCTTCTTCCTGCCGAAATACTCGCCTGACCTCAATCCGATCGAACAGCTCTTCGCCAAGCTCAAGCACTGGCTGCGAAAGGCCGCAAAGCGCACCGTTGAAACGGTCTGCAACGCCATCGGCCAGATTCTCAACCGCGTCACACCGCTCGAGTGCTCAAATTACTTCGCAAACTCAGGCTATGACCGCAGGTAA
- a CDS encoding ABC transporter substrate-binding protein, with protein sequence MRKTVTSMLAGIGLVLACGTSVYAQDKELTIFWAEWDPANYLQELVNLYEAESGVKITVETTPWPDFQTKAFTEFNAKGSAYDMVVGDSQWIGAASEAGHYVDLTDFFNEHNLKEVMAPATVKYYAEYPSNSGKYWSIPAEGDAVGWSYRKDWFEDPKEMEAFKAKYGYDLGVPKDWKQLRDIAEFFHRPDEKRYGVAIYTDNSYDALVMGVENAIFSFGGELGDYATYKVDGIINSEQNVKALEAYKELYSFTPPGWAKAFFIEDNQAITENLAAMSMNYFAFFPALINEASNPNAKVTGFFANPPGPNGDQFAALGGQGISVISYSQNQEEAMKFLEWFIKDETQKKWAELGGYTASAKVLESPEFQNATPYNKAFYETMFKVKDFWATPEYAELLIQMNQRVYPYITGGQGTAKEVLDALAADWNATFKKYNRVK encoded by the coding sequence ATGCGCAAGACAGTGACCAGCATGCTTGCTGGTATCGGCTTAGTGCTCGCCTGCGGAACGTCCGTCTACGCGCAGGATAAGGAACTCACCATATTCTGGGCTGAATGGGATCCGGCGAACTATTTGCAGGAACTCGTCAACCTTTACGAAGCCGAGAGCGGCGTGAAGATCACGGTCGAGACGACGCCGTGGCCGGATTTCCAGACCAAGGCATTCACCGAGTTCAACGCCAAGGGTAGTGCCTACGACATGGTCGTCGGCGATTCCCAGTGGATTGGCGCGGCCTCCGAGGCAGGCCACTATGTCGACCTCACCGACTTCTTCAACGAGCACAACCTGAAGGAAGTGATGGCGCCGGCGACAGTGAAATACTACGCCGAATATCCGTCCAACTCCGGCAAATACTGGTCGATCCCGGCCGAGGGCGACGCGGTCGGCTGGTCCTATCGCAAGGACTGGTTCGAAGACCCGAAGGAGATGGAAGCCTTCAAGGCCAAGTACGGCTACGACCTCGGCGTGCCGAAGGACTGGAAGCAGCTGCGCGACATCGCCGAGTTCTTCCACCGGCCCGACGAAAAGCGCTACGGCGTCGCCATCTACACCGACAACTCCTATGACGCTCTGGTGATGGGCGTCGAGAACGCCATTTTCTCCTTCGGCGGCGAGCTTGGCGACTATGCCACTTACAAGGTCGACGGGATCATCAACTCCGAGCAGAACGTCAAGGCGCTCGAGGCCTACAAGGAACTCTATTCCTTCACCCCTCCTGGTTGGGCCAAGGCCTTCTTCATCGAGGACAACCAGGCGATCACCGAAAACCTGGCGGCGATGAGCATGAACTACTTCGCCTTCTTCCCGGCGCTCATCAACGAAGCCTCGAACCCGAATGCCAAGGTCACCGGCTTCTTCGCCAACCCTCCAGGACCGAACGGCGACCAGTTCGCCGCGCTCGGCGGCCAGGGCATCTCCGTCATCTCCTATTCACAGAATCAGGAAGAGGCGATGAAGTTCCTGGAATGGTTCATCAAGGACGAGACGCAGAAGAAATGGGCGGAACTCGGCGGTTATACGGCAAGCGCCAAGGTGCTCGAGTCGCCTGAATTCCAGAACGCCACGCCCTACAACAAGGCCTTCTACGAAACCATGTTCAAGGTGAAGGACTTCTGGGCGACGCCGGAATATGCCGAGCTGCTCATCCAGATGAACCAGCGCGTCTATCCGTACATCACCGGCGGTCAGGGCACGGCCAAGGAAGTGCTCGATGCGCTCGCCGCGGACTGGAACGCGACGTTCAAGAAATACAACCGCGTGAAGTAA
- a CDS encoding ABC transporter ATP-binding protein codes for MTALLSIRDLTVAYRRDGSEMAALNHVSFDVAAGERLAIIGESGSGKSTLALAVAGLLPGSSNVGGSIEWFLPSFGAKAPPSVLPDISPSRGEIALSSPPSPISKVAGGDPTAKLPISPLEGEMSGRTEGGLMERNVQISAVTPTHSPLGGRDIGFVFQDPSASLDPVMAVGEQIAEVAHTHLGLTWSQSYARAKTLLERVRLPDPDAALHAYPHQLSGGQKQRVAIAAAIAAGPKLLIADEATSALDTIVQAEIVALIRQLVAEDGMTLLFVSHDIALATELAERIAVFRHGELVELGATAQIVASPRHAYTRALLDAHLGLDAEPLLRQSGASR; via the coding sequence GTGACGGCGCTGCTTTCGATCCGCGATTTGACGGTGGCCTATCGCCGTGACGGCAGCGAGATGGCGGCGCTGAACCATGTCAGCTTCGATGTCGCCGCCGGCGAGCGCCTCGCCATCATTGGCGAGAGCGGCTCGGGCAAGAGCACGCTGGCGCTGGCCGTTGCCGGACTGCTGCCGGGATCTTCCAACGTTGGAGGCTCGATCGAGTGGTTTTTGCCCTCCTTTGGTGCCAAGGCACCCCCCTCTGTCCTGCCGGACATCTCCCCCTCAAGGGGGGAGATTGCGCTCTCATCTCCGCCTTCGCCAATCTCCAAGGTTGCAGGAGGGGACCCAACAGCGAAACTGCCAATCTCCCCCCTTGAGGGGGAGATGTCCGGCAGGACAGAGGGGGGCCTCATGGAACGCAACGTTCAAATATCTGCCGTTACACCCACCCACTCCCCCCTCGGCGGCCGCGACATCGGCTTCGTCTTCCAGGACCCGTCGGCCAGCCTCGATCCGGTCATGGCGGTTGGCGAGCAGATCGCGGAAGTCGCGCACACACATCTCGGCCTTACCTGGTCGCAATCCTATGCCAGGGCAAAAACCCTGCTCGAACGCGTCCGCCTGCCCGACCCGGACGCCGCCTTGCACGCTTATCCGCACCAGCTTTCCGGCGGCCAGAAGCAGCGCGTGGCGATTGCCGCGGCGATCGCGGCCGGTCCGAAACTGCTGATCGCCGATGAGGCGACCAGCGCGCTCGACACCATCGTGCAGGCCGAGATCGTCGCGCTGATCCGGCAATTGGTGGCCGAGGACGGTATGACGCTGCTGTTCGTCAGCCACGACATCGCGCTGGCCACCGAGCTGGCCGAGCGCATCGCCGTGTTCCGGCACGGCGAGCTGGTCGAACTCGGCGCGACGGCGCAGATCGTCGCCAGCCCGCGCCACGCCTACACAAGAGCGCTGCTCGATGCCCATCTCGGCCTCGACGCCGAACCGCTGCTGCGGCAGTCGGGAGCGTCGCGGTGA
- a CDS encoding ABC transporter permease gives MSPLRRFLRTPEAVAGAIILVALLAMALTAPLFFPGDPQAIAGPALLPPFQDWSLPLGTDRLGRDVLAALLHGARTSLAVGLAAAAAALAFGAVVGTLAGFAGGLVDEVLMRITDAFQTVPSFLLALAFVSVVGPSLGVVVAAVALGAWTGPARVARAEVLSIRERDFVAGARVIGMHPLEIALREVLPNALPPVLALSSVIVAAAILTEAALSFLGLGDPNRVTWGGMIAEGRAVLRTAPFLSIIPGVALVLTVLGVYLAGEGVVETAAVRRSLS, from the coding sequence GTGAGCCCGCTTCGCCGCTTTCTTCGCACGCCGGAAGCGGTCGCCGGCGCGATCATTCTGGTAGCGCTGTTGGCCATGGCGCTGACAGCGCCGCTGTTCTTTCCCGGCGACCCGCAGGCGATTGCCGGGCCGGCATTGCTGCCGCCCTTTCAGGACTGGTCGCTGCCGCTCGGGACCGACCGGCTCGGCCGCGACGTGCTGGCCGCGCTTCTCCACGGCGCCCGTACCTCGCTGGCGGTCGGGCTGGCGGCGGCAGCCGCAGCCCTTGCCTTCGGCGCTGTAGTCGGCACGCTGGCCGGCTTTGCCGGCGGTCTCGTCGACGAGGTGCTGATGCGCATCACCGACGCCTTCCAGACCGTGCCGAGCTTTCTGCTGGCGCTGGCTTTCGTCAGTGTAGTCGGGCCGTCGCTCGGCGTCGTCGTTGCGGCGGTCGCGCTCGGCGCCTGGACCGGGCCGGCGCGTGTTGCCCGCGCCGAAGTGCTGTCGATCCGCGAGCGCGATTTTGTCGCCGGCGCCCGCGTCATCGGCATGCATCCGTTGGAGATCGCCTTGCGCGAAGTGCTGCCCAACGCATTGCCGCCGGTGCTGGCATTGTCGTCGGTGATCGTCGCCGCCGCGATCCTCACCGAAGCGGCACTTTCGTTCCTCGGCCTTGGCGACCCTAATCGCGTGACCTGGGGCGGCATGATCGCCGAAGGTCGCGCCGTGCTGCGCACCGCGCCCTTCCTGTCGATCATTCCCGGCGTAGCGCTCGTGCTGACCGTACTCGGCGTCTACCTCGCCGGCGAAGGCGTCGTCGAAACGGCTGCGGTGAGAAGGAGCCTGTCGTGA
- a CDS encoding phosphoenolpyruvate hydrolase family protein, translating into MPAIPRKKILEKFRKMIAGGVPIVGGGAGTGLSAKAEEAGGIDLIIIYNSGRYRMAGRGSAAGLLAYGNANEIVKEMACEVLPVVKKTPVLAGVNGTDPFVIMPLLLAELKTMGFSGVQNFPTIGLFDGQMRQSFEETGMGFGLEVDMIAAAHELDLLTTPYVFNPDEARAMTNAGADIVVAHMGVTTGGSIGATSAKSLDDCVTEIDAIAEAARAVRKDVILLCHGGPISMPDDARYILERCKGLHGFYGASSMERLPAEAAIARQTADFKAVTLEHRAQKWEPDLGKSDAQTKKSGARTTAKKKKG; encoded by the coding sequence ATGCCCGCCATACCGCGCAAGAAGATCCTGGAAAAGTTCCGCAAGATGATTGCCGGCGGCGTGCCGATCGTCGGCGGCGGCGCCGGCACCGGGCTGTCGGCCAAGGCCGAGGAGGCCGGCGGCATCGACCTGATCATCATCTACAATTCCGGCCGCTACCGCATGGCCGGCCGCGGCTCGGCTGCCGGCCTGCTCGCCTATGGCAACGCCAATGAGATCGTCAAGGAAATGGCCTGTGAGGTGCTGCCGGTGGTGAAGAAGACGCCGGTGCTGGCCGGCGTCAACGGCACCGATCCCTTCGTCATCATGCCGCTCCTGCTGGCCGAGCTGAAGACGATGGGTTTTTCCGGCGTGCAGAACTTTCCGACCATCGGCCTGTTCGACGGCCAGATGCGGCAGAGTTTCGAAGAAACCGGCATGGGCTTCGGGCTCGAAGTCGACATGATCGCCGCGGCACACGAACTCGATCTGCTGACCACGCCTTATGTCTTCAACCCCGATGAGGCGCGCGCCATGACCAACGCCGGCGCCGACATCGTCGTCGCTCATATGGGGGTGACCACCGGCGGCTCGATTGGCGCGACGTCGGCCAAATCGCTCGACGACTGCGTGACGGAGATCGACGCCATCGCTGAAGCGGCGCGTGCCGTGCGCAAGGATGTGATCCTGCTTTGCCATGGCGGGCCGATCTCGATGCCGGACGATGCCCGCTACATCCTCGAACGCTGCAAGGGCCTGCACGGCTTCTACGGGGCAAGCTCGATGGAGCGGCTGCCGGCGGAAGCGGCGATCGCCAGGCAGACCGCGGATTTCAAGGCGGTCACGCTGGAGCATCGGGCCCAAAAGTGGGAACCGGATTTGGGAAAATCCGATGCGCAAACAAAAAAAAGCGGTGCCAGAACGACCGCAAAGAAAAAGAAGGGATAG
- a CDS encoding TetR/AcrR family transcriptional regulator: MNVSRQPAATTDDAGSGAARGPRARTRRLMLETATRLMQAGATPSVSEVAEAAEVSRATAYRYFPSQAALVQAVVDEGLGPILTWKSASADPERRVVELFDTAMPRIEAFEATFKAALKLSLDQWARRQAGTLDGEPAFTRGHRIDLLKDAIAPLKHRLPPREFKRLAQALSLIFGVEVLIVLKDIWGLDSRKMMSVAQWAAGALVRAAVMESMSGGGRSAPATAAE; this comes from the coding sequence ATGAATGTCTCACGTCAACCAGCGGCAACGACCGACGATGCGGGTTCTGGAGCGGCGCGCGGGCCGCGCGCCCGCACAAGGCGGTTGATGCTGGAGACGGCGACAAGGCTGATGCAGGCGGGCGCCACGCCCTCGGTCAGCGAGGTCGCCGAAGCGGCGGAAGTCTCCCGCGCCACCGCCTATCGGTATTTTCCAAGCCAGGCGGCGCTTGTGCAGGCGGTGGTCGACGAAGGGCTTGGGCCGATCCTCACCTGGAAGTCAGCATCGGCTGATCCAGAGCGCCGCGTCGTCGAACTGTTCGACACGGCCATGCCACGCATCGAAGCCTTCGAGGCGACGTTCAAGGCGGCGCTGAAGCTGTCGCTCGACCAGTGGGCGCGGCGGCAGGCCGGCACGCTGGACGGCGAGCCGGCCTTCACCCGCGGCCATCGCATCGATCTGCTCAAGGACGCGATCGCACCGCTCAAGCACCGGCTGCCGCCACGCGAATTCAAGCGCCTGGCACAGGCCCTGTCGCTGATCTTCGGCGTCGAAGTGCTGATCGTGCTGAAGGATATATGGGGGCTGGACAGCCGCAAGATGATGTCGGTAGCGCAATGGGCAGCCGGCGCCCTGGTGCGAGCTGCGGTGATGGAATCGATGAGTGGAGGAGGCAGAAGCGCGCCGGCGACAGCTGCGGAATAG
- a CDS encoding Tm-1-like ATP-binding domain-containing protein: MKRVYVVGTADTKGEELAFLADAVAVTGAAVARVDVGTRNATVPVDVSAEEVAGHHPDGSSAVLGSDDRGTAVAAMAIAFTRFVQSRTDISGMIGIGGGGGTSIITSGMRALPLGLPKIMVSTLASGDTAPYVDVSDIIMMPSVTDMAGLNRLSRVVLHNAAQAISAMAANPAPPPDGKPSIGLTMFGVTTPCVTSIADELRSTYDCMVFHATGTGGRTMEKLADSGLLSGVIDITTTEVCDLLFGGVLPAIEDRFGAIARTKLPYVGSVGALDMVNFWAPSTIPERFSERLFYEHNPNVTLMRTIPDESRKIGEWIGARLSLCEGPVRFLIPEKGISALDIEGGAFFDPEADAALFEAIERTIMPDSTRRVIRLPLHINDPEFAKAAVAAFLDIARQ; the protein is encoded by the coding sequence ATGAAGCGCGTCTATGTGGTGGGCACCGCCGACACCAAGGGTGAGGAACTCGCCTTTCTTGCCGATGCGGTCGCCGTCACCGGTGCTGCTGTCGCCCGCGTCGATGTCGGAACGCGTAATGCGACCGTGCCGGTCGATGTCTCGGCCGAAGAGGTCGCCGGCCATCATCCCGATGGCAGCAGTGCCGTGCTCGGCAGCGACGACCGCGGCACCGCGGTGGCGGCTATGGCCATCGCCTTCACCCGGTTTGTCCAATCGCGCACCGACATATCCGGCATGATCGGCATCGGCGGCGGTGGCGGCACTTCGATCATCACATCAGGCATGCGCGCGCTGCCGCTCGGCCTTCCCAAGATCATGGTCTCGACGCTCGCCTCGGGCGACACCGCGCCTTATGTCGATGTCTCCGACATCATCATGATGCCGTCGGTAACCGACATGGCCGGCTTGAACCGGCTGTCTCGCGTCGTGCTGCACAACGCCGCCCAGGCCATATCAGCCATGGCTGCGAACCCGGCGCCGCCGCCCGACGGCAAACCGTCGATCGGGCTCACCATGTTCGGCGTCACCACGCCATGCGTGACTTCCATCGCGGACGAGCTTCGTTCGACCTATGACTGCATGGTCTTCCATGCCACCGGCACCGGCGGCCGCACCATGGAGAAGCTGGCCGACAGCGGCTTGCTGTCCGGCGTCATCGACATCACGACGACAGAAGTCTGCGACCTCCTGTTTGGCGGCGTTCTGCCGGCAATCGAAGACCGTTTCGGCGCGATCGCCCGCACGAAACTGCCCTATGTCGGCTCGGTCGGCGCGCTCGACATGGTGAATTTCTGGGCGCCATCGACCATTCCGGAACGTTTTAGCGAGCGGCTGTTCTACGAGCACAATCCGAACGTGACACTGATGCGCACGATACCTGACGAAAGCCGCAAGATCGGCGAATGGATCGGCGCAAGACTGAGCCTCTGCGAGGGTCCGGTCCGGTTCCTCATCCCCGAAAAGGGCATCTCGGCGCTCGACATCGAAGGCGGCGCCTTCTTCGACCCTGAGGCCGATGCAGCACTCTTCGAGGCCATCGAGCGCACGATCATGCCGGATAGCACGCGTCGTGTGATCCGCCTGCCGCTGCACATCAACGATCCCGAATTCGCCAAGGCTGCGGTTGCGGCTTTTCTCGACATCGCCAGACAGTGA
- a CDS encoding cupin domain-containing protein, with translation MTDKSKVFVYPKDVSAFGFGWGKLSLTVAPEVNGAERFSGGVVDLPSGKGHTRHNHPGAEEIIFVISGNGEQMVEDEDGNPVVEKVGPGCTIYVPESRFHSTLNTGDAPMQLFVVYSPAGPELALRDLPDFRLLPPGGK, from the coding sequence ATGACCGACAAGAGCAAGGTGTTCGTGTATCCGAAGGATGTCAGCGCCTTCGGCTTCGGCTGGGGCAAGCTCTCGCTGACGGTGGCGCCCGAAGTGAATGGTGCTGAGCGCTTTTCCGGCGGCGTCGTCGACCTTCCGTCCGGCAAGGGGCACACGCGCCACAACCATCCCGGCGCGGAAGAGATCATCTTCGTCATATCAGGCAATGGCGAGCAGATGGTCGAGGACGAGGACGGCAATCCGGTCGTTGAGAAGGTCGGCCCCGGCTGCACCATCTATGTGCCGGAAAGCCGCTTCCACTCGACGCTGAACACCGGCGATGCGCCGATGCAGCTTTTCGTCGTCTATTCGCCGGCCGGGCCGGAACTGGCGTTGCGCGACCTGCCGGATTTCAGGCTGCTGCCGCCGGGTGGGAAGTGA
- a CDS encoding ABC transporter substrate-binding protein, translating to MSEVKVSRRTVLAGSALLLASTALPTIGWAQTPKQGGRLVVAADSEPRNLNPAIVASNGVFFISSKIVEPLAEASFDGKDGLDPRLATSWEGAADGLSVTFKLREGVKWHDGKPFTSADVAFSALQIWKPLQNLGRTVFKDLEAVDTPDELTAVFKFARPTPFQLIRNALPALSSVVPKHVYETGKIEENPANNAPVGTGPFKFAEHKPGEYYRLEKNGDYWGKDQPYLDEIIYQVLPDRTSAASALEAEEIQLAAFSAVPLADLDRISKVPGLKVITKGYEALTYQLVVEINHRRKELADFKVRQAIAHAIDKDFVVKTVFLGYAATATGPVPKNDPQFYTADVPTYAFDVAKANALLDEAGYSKGDDGKRFSLKLLPAPYFNETRQFGDYLRQALAAIGIDAQLVNNDSAAHIKAVYTDHTFDLAVGPPVFRGDPAISTTILVQSGIPDGVPFSNQGGYKNDELDALIAKASETLDPAARTELYREFQKKVAADLPLINVAEWSFISVARDTVRNVANNPRWAVSNWADTYLES from the coding sequence ATGTCAGAAGTCAAAGTTTCCAGACGCACCGTGCTTGCCGGTTCGGCACTGCTGCTGGCTTCGACGGCGCTGCCGACGATCGGCTGGGCACAGACGCCGAAGCAAGGCGGACGGCTGGTCGTCGCCGCCGATTCCGAGCCGCGCAACCTCAATCCGGCGATCGTCGCGTCCAACGGCGTCTTCTTCATTTCGAGCAAGATCGTGGAACCTTTGGCCGAGGCGTCCTTTGACGGCAAGGACGGGCTCGACCCGCGCCTGGCGACAAGCTGGGAGGGCGCCGCCGACGGCTTGTCAGTGACGTTCAAATTGCGCGAGGGCGTCAAATGGCATGACGGCAAACCCTTTACCTCCGCCGACGTCGCCTTCTCGGCGCTGCAGATCTGGAAGCCGCTGCAGAACCTCGGCCGCACCGTGTTCAAGGATCTGGAGGCGGTCGACACGCCGGACGAGCTGACGGCGGTGTTCAAATTCGCCAGGCCGACACCGTTCCAACTGATCCGCAACGCCTTGCCGGCGCTGAGCAGCGTGGTGCCGAAGCACGTCTACGAGACAGGCAAGATCGAAGAGAACCCGGCCAACAATGCGCCTGTCGGCACCGGCCCGTTCAAATTCGCCGAACACAAGCCAGGCGAATATTACCGGCTGGAGAAGAATGGCGACTATTGGGGCAAGGACCAGCCTTACCTCGACGAGATCATCTATCAGGTGCTGCCCGACCGCACCTCGGCGGCAAGCGCGCTCGAGGCCGAAGAGATCCAGCTCGCCGCCTTTTCCGCGGTGCCGCTGGCCGATCTCGACCGCATCTCAAAAGTGCCTGGCCTCAAGGTGATCACCAAGGGTTATGAGGCGCTGACTTATCAGCTCGTCGTCGAGATCAACCATCGCCGCAAGGAACTGGCCGACTTCAAGGTGCGCCAGGCGATCGCCCACGCCATCGACAAGGATTTCGTCGTCAAGACGGTGTTCCTCGGCTACGCCGCCACCGCCACCGGCCCGGTGCCGAAAAACGATCCGCAGTTCTATACGGCCGATGTACCGACCTATGCCTTCGACGTGGCCAAGGCCAACGCCCTGCTCGACGAAGCCGGCTACAGCAAGGGTGACGACGGCAAGCGCTTTTCGTTAAAACTGCTGCCGGCGCCCTATTTCAACGAAACCAGGCAGTTCGGCGACTATCTGCGCCAGGCGCTCGCCGCCATCGGCATCGACGCCCAACTGGTCAACAACGACTCGGCCGCGCATATCAAGGCCGTTTACACCGACCACACCTTCGACCTTGCGGTCGGGCCGCCGGTGTTCCGCGGCGACCCGGCTATCTCGACCACCATCCTGGTGCAGAGCGGCATCCCGGACGGGGTGCCGTTCTCCAACCAGGGCGGCTACAAGAACGACGAGCTCGACGCCCTCATCGCCAAGGCGTCGGAGACGCTCGACCCCGCCGCGCGGACGGAACTTTACAGGGAGTTCCAGAAAAAGGTCGCAGCCGACCTGCCGCTGATCAATGTCGCCGAATGGAGTTTTATCAGCGTTGCCAGAGACACGGTGAGGAATGTCGCCAACAACCCACGCTGGGCGGTATCGAACTGGGCGGACACCTATTTGGAATCGTGA